A region from the Gossypium hirsutum isolate 1008001.06 chromosome A08, Gossypium_hirsutum_v2.1, whole genome shotgun sequence genome encodes:
- the LOC107935868 gene encoding putative expansin-B2, with protein MAFTTLGNMCSLLAFGVTFSVLFNGCFGFYPKLLNVSLAASEYAWSPAGATWYGSPTGAGSDGGSCGYGGSVSQAPFSSLVSAGGPSLYKSGKGCGACYEVKCTSNSACSGNPATVVITDECPACVSESVHFDLSGTSFGAMAKSGQAEKLRDAGVLQIQYRKVECNYPGTTIAFHVDAGSNPNYFATLIEYEDGDGDLASVDLKQALDSDTWQPMQQSWGAVWKLDAGSRLRAPFSIKLTSLDSRNTIVATGVIPAGWEPGKTYRSVVNFKV; from the exons ATGGCTTTCACTACTCTTGGAAACATGTGCTCCCTCTTAGCTTTTGGAGTCACATTTTCAGTTTTATTTAACGGTTGCTTTGGATTCTACCCTAAGCTCCTTAATGTCTCATTGGCAGCATCTGAGTATGCTTGGTCCCCAGCCGGCGCTACATGGTATGGCAGCCCCACAGGGGCTGGAAGTGATG GTGGATCTTGTGGCTATGGAGGAAGTGTGTCGCAAGCTCCATTTTCGTCATTGGTATCGGCTGGAGGACCTTCTCTGTACAAATCTGGCAAAGGATGCGGTGCCTGTTATGAG GTAAAATGCACGAGTAATTCAGCCTGTTCGGGAAACCCTGCGACCGTAGTAATCACAGATGAATGCCCCGCCTGTGTTTCAGAGTCGGTTCATTTCGATTTAAGTGGTACTTCTTTTGGTGCCATGGCTAAGTCTGGTCAGGCTGAGAAGCTCCGTGATGCTGGGGTCTTGCAAATTCAATATAGAAA AGTTGAATGTAACTATCCTGGAACGACCATTGCATTCCACGTCGATGCGGGTTCCAACCCTAACTATTTCGCCACCCTAATTGAATACGAAGATGGAGATGGTGACCTTGCCTCGGTTGACCTGAAACAGGCGCTTGACTCTGACACCTGGCAACCCATGCAACAATCCTGGGGTGCTGTCTGGAAACTCGACGCCGGTTCCCGGTTGCGGGCACCCTTCTCTATCAAGCTAACCTCACTCGACTCTCGCAACACCATTGTGGCCACCGGTGTGATTCCGGCGGGATGGGAGCCTGGGAAAACCTATAGATCAGTTGTTAATTTTAAAGTCTAA